In Arachis hypogaea cultivar Tifrunner chromosome 17, arahy.Tifrunner.gnm2.J5K5, whole genome shotgun sequence, a single window of DNA contains:
- the LOC112765811 gene encoding uncharacterized protein, which yields MSTWTMGVSSTCSTKLALWYKILELRFLLQKQFSSSNRLPQDPVKSSFCEADENVRVAYSDLITSSKETLDSILELQEDITNQVAAYMRDPSRMIKQMRLRKSTVSVFESVAMEDLETLYAEANAYALASHIFWALWALIQIQLLNINLHHVMMIVNEIMTLNVEFE from the exons ATGAGTACATGGACAATGGGGGTCTCTTCAACATGCTCTACAAAGTTG GCCCTCTGGTACAAAATTCTTGAGCTTAGGTTCTTGCTTCAGAAGCAATTTTCAAGTTCAAATAGGTTACCTCAG GATCCAGTCAAGTCTTCATTTTGTGAAGCAGATGAAAATGTTAGAGTAGCATACTCAGATTTGATTACTTCTTCCAAGGAGACTTTAGATTCTATATTGGAACTCCAAGAG GATATAACTAATCAAGTCGCTGCTTATATGAGGGACCCCAGTAGAATGATCAAACAGATGCGGTTGAGAAAATCTACTGTTAGTGTATTTGAATCT GTTGCTATGGAGGATCTAGAGACTTTATATGCAGAGGCAAATGCATATGCTCTGGCATCACACATTTTCTGGGCATTGTGGGCTCTAATTCAGATACAATTACTAAATATTAATCTTCATCATGTTATGATGATTGTGAACGAAATAATGACTCTGAATGTGGAATTTGAATAG